From the genome of Athalia rosae chromosome 3, iyAthRosa1.1, whole genome shotgun sequence:
CGGCATAAACCTTTTCTCTAAGTAGTTCGACCTCTTTTTTCGATATCAAATCGCGAACATCTGGATTGAAGAGAATGATTGACCGCAAACAACCAAGCTCCGTTTtatccattttcatttctctcattttaGCCACTAATTCTGTAAGCACTCGTTCAAATATTGTGCCCACTCCTGCTTGACGTGCAGAATCCCTATGCACCGTTAACCCTGTCGCAAGGACGATTCCATCTTTGACGTCGAttgatcgatgagaaaatgCAGCTATGAGAAGCTCGTTCCACCCAGCTCTCAAAAGACGCACTTGGTCCGCGATAGGGAGAGATGTAAAATGAGGAATATGCTTCGCCCATTCGACCAGTTGAACCAACTGCTTGTCCGTAGCGTTGCAAATATTAGTTACGGCATTCTGTAAACGTGAAGACAgagttttattcgttttaacAACTTGAAAggaatttttgttcaaagGCATCTGACTGAACGGGACGATCAGGCACTCATAATTTGCTCTCCCACCTTGATCAGCTCAATACTAGAAATTCTACGTAAATATAAACACTGTTAGAAGGAAgggaaacaaatttttgatgCTTAAAACACGTACCTCGTAATTTCCTTGGTGCTCTGGTTTACATTCCACTCTTTTTTCTGCCTCGAGTATGCGCTCGACTGGCATATCCGTGTGCAAACTGCTCGTGCTTCCAACTTCGCTTTGATCTCTTTCCTTGGTACGCTGTCTTTCCTCTTGTACAGCTTCTCGTTTCATACCCATTGCCAAACATTTTTGATACCGGCAATACTGACAGCGATTTCTTTGCCTTTTGTCAATTATACACGACTTCTCTTCTCTGCATGCGTATGAAAGATCCTTGCGTACCGTGCGCTTGAAGAAACCTTTACAGCCTTCACAGCTGtaatgaaacgaataaatataaaaaagagaacattAAATGTgagaaaacttaaaaaaattctatacaaATTTTGTATACGTTCGGATATTCTTGGGGAAAATTTACGTAGAAGTCGGGAGTTATTAATCAGGGATATTGTGAGACCTGAAACGATCTTCGGATTAAAATACCATTCCATTTCTCTCGCTAACGAAAACATCCCCGCCAAAAATTTAGTTTACACTCTCGCATTTCGCTGCTACACTGCAGGCATGAAATCCAAAGCGTTGTAGGTATAAAAATATCCAGCCGTGCGACTGAAATAAATCGTTCgtggaataatattttttggcTTGCAGTAGTCGCATCCAAAGTTTTTGGAGTCAGTCCAAATATAAAAACAGTAAAATAATTTGCAGGGACATGATTCACCCTAGGAAGACACCAGACTACTGTTGCTACTCCTTAGCTATCCATTTTTCCCCCGTACTTTAACACTTTCAccatgaaattatttttgaacgtGTAAAACAACATGTTTTATTAGATCACCAGATTAAACAGCTTCTTTACTAACAAGTTGAGGAAAAGGATTTACTGTTCACTCCAACAGCGTAATTCACGAGTACTTTTTACGGTATATATCGTTTTTTGCGCTACAAGTTatcgaaatacaaaaaaattgatagaatcTGTTAGCAGATAATTACTTATGTGTTAAAATCTACATTAAAACTAGAGGATAAACTTGAAGTCAATTAGTGTGGGAATCTTTCAAAGTTTCATCAACCTCATTCAGTATCAAATTAGTATAACTGTCAGGCACATTGCCaatgtttattttctttcgttttaccGCATGCTTTTAATATTTCGTTGGTCCTATCGACTCCGAACATAAACTATTACGTATACTCATTgcagaaatttattcaataaaaataaaaatcatctacttGTAAAACATTTGAACAGTAAAAgtcaataaattaattatatcataaCGCGTCATAGAGAGGCAATCCTATCGCATATGCAAATTGTTACTATATGTATGAGGAACTTGCATGAATTAGTGACatactatataatattattcagcTGCAACTGTACCGACGTGATTCTAAATGTCGGTGGCATTGAAGAAGTTAATAATGCATCCCACACGTGACGTGAACATCCTACACATATAACTAACACCGATCCGCAAGTGCActgcataaatatattcaaatatttcatacgcATAAGATTACAACCTCTGTCGGGCATCTGTCGCTCTACACAGTTTCTGTATCTCATAAACAATAAGATCAAAGCGACTGTGGTGGTCCGAAATTGTATATAAGGcataaaatcaaatgattGGAAAATGATAAGAAGATTATCTCTTTTTAACATCTACCCACCCACATGTGGGATTCT
Proteins encoded in this window:
- the LOC105689964 gene encoding retinoic acid receptor RXR isoform X1, which gives rise to MMKKDKPMMSVTAIIRQGAQAQHWARAGNPWLSLDNSNLSMSSVGPQSPLEMKPDTSSLLNSGNFSPSGPNSPGSFSVGGHSSLLSTSPGAQSKTGGAGSPYPPNHPLSGSKHLCSICGDRASGKHYGVYSCEGCKGFFKRTVRKDLSYACREEKSCIIDKRQRNRCQYCRYQKCLAMGMKREAVQEERQRTKERDQSEVGSTSSLHTDMPVERILEAEKRVECKPEHQGNYENAVTNICNATDKQLVQLVEWAKHIPHFTSLPIADQVRLLRAGWNELLIAAFSHRSIDVKDGIVLATGLTVHRDSARQAGVGTIFERVLTELVAKMREMKMDKTELGCLRSIILFNPDVRDLISKKEVELLREKVYAALEEYTRAARPDEPGRFAKLLLRLPSLRSISLKCLEHLFFFRLIGDVPIDTFLEEMLESPSDP
- the LOC105689964 gene encoding retinoic acid receptor RXR isoform X3, with translation MDTTDRGLSLDNSNLSMSSVGPQSPLEMKPDTSSLLNSGNFSPSGPNSPGSFSVGGHSSLLSTSPGAQSKTGGAGSPYPPNHPLSGSKHLCSICGDRASGKHYGVYSCEGCKGFFKRTVRKDLSYACREEKSCIIDKRQRNRCQYCRYQKCLAMGMKREAVQEERQRTKERDQSEVGSTSSLHTDMPVERILEAEKRVECKPEHQGNYENAVTNICNATDKQLVQLVEWAKHIPHFTSLPIADQVRLLRAGWNELLIAAFSHRSIDVKDGIVLATGLTVHRDSARQAGVGTIFERVLTELVAKMREMKMDKTELGCLRSIILFNPDVRDLISKKEVELLREKVYAALEEYTRAARPDEPGRFAKLLLRLPSLRSISLKCLEHLFFFRLIGDVPIDTFLEEMLESPSDP
- the LOC105689964 gene encoding retinoic acid receptor RXR-alpha-B isoform X2; the encoded protein is MMKKDKPMMSVTAIIRQGAQAQHWARAGNPWLSLDNSNLSMSSVGPQSPLEMKPDTSSLLNSGNFSPSGPNSPGSFSVGGHSSLLSTSPGAQSKTGGAGSPYPPNHPLSGSKHLCSICGDRASGKHYGVYSCEGCKGFFKRTVRKDLSYACREEKSCIIDKRQRNRCQYCRYQKCLAMGMKREAVQEERQRTKERDQSEVGSTSSLHTDMPVERILEAEKRVECKPEHQGNYELVQLVEWAKHIPHFTSLPIADQVRLLRAGWNELLIAAFSHRSIDVKDGIVLATGLTVHRDSARQAGVGTIFERVLTELVAKMREMKMDKTELGCLRSIILFNPDVRDLISKKEVELLREKVYAALEEYTRAARPDEPGRFAKLLLRLPSLRSISLKCLEHLFFFRLIGDVPIDTFLEEMLESPSDP